From a region of the Monodelphis domestica isolate mMonDom1 chromosome 8, mMonDom1.pri, whole genome shotgun sequence genome:
- the LXN gene encoding latexin isoform X1, protein MEIPPTHFPAARAASVAENCINYQQGTPHKVFLVQTVTQASLEDLPGRGHRYHLKFSVEEIIHKQITVGCLAQVLYPAPTASQNAAPEVDFTFEGEIGKNPDEEDNQFYERLRSLEEPLEAQNIPDSFGNVPPAMKPVRHLAWVACGYVIWQHSTENTWYKMAKIQTVKQVKRNDDFIELDYTILLHDIASQEMIPWQMQVLWHPQYGVKVKHNSRQPKQAQVD, encoded by the exons ATGGAGATCCCCCCAACACACTTCCCCGCGGCCCGGGCGGCCTCGGTGGCCGAGAACTGCATCAACTACCAGCAGGGCACCCCGCACAAGGTGTTCCTGGTGCAGACAGTCACGCAGGCCAGCCTGGAG GACCTCCCGGGAAGGGGCCACAGGTACCACCTCAAATTCTCCGTGGAGGAGATCATCCATAAA CAGATCACGGTGGGCTGCCTGGCCCAAGTCCTGTACCCCGCCCCCACGGCCAGCCAGAATGCTGCCCCCGAGGTGGACTTCACGTTTGAGGGGGAGATCGGGAAGAACCCCGACGAGGAGGACAATCAGTTCTACGAGAGGCTCAGGTCCCTGGAGGAGCCCCTGGAAGCCCAGAACATTCCAG ACAGCTTTGGGAACGTGCCTCCCGCCATGAAGCCGGTGCGCCACCTGGCCTGGGTGGCCTGCGGCTACGTCATCTGGCAGCACTCCACGGAGAACACGTGGTACAAAATGGCCAAAATACAGACGGTGAAGCAGGTG aaaagaaatgatgattttattgaattagacTACACCATCCTACTTCACGACATCGCATCTCAG GAAATGATTCCTTGGCAAATGCAAGTCCTCTGGCACCCCCAGTACGGAGTCAAAGTGAAGCACAACAGCCGCCAACCCAAGCAGGCCCAGGTGGACTAA
- the LXN gene encoding latexin isoform X2, translating into MEIPPTHFPAARAASVAENCINYQQGTPHKVFLVQTVTQASLEDLPGRGHRYHLKFSVEEIIHKITVGCLAQVLYPAPTASQNAAPEVDFTFEGEIGKNPDEEDNQFYERLRSLEEPLEAQNIPDSFGNVPPAMKPVRHLAWVACGYVIWQHSTENTWYKMAKIQTVKQVKRNDDFIELDYTILLHDIASQEMIPWQMQVLWHPQYGVKVKHNSRQPKQAQVD; encoded by the exons ATGGAGATCCCCCCAACACACTTCCCCGCGGCCCGGGCGGCCTCGGTGGCCGAGAACTGCATCAACTACCAGCAGGGCACCCCGCACAAGGTGTTCCTGGTGCAGACAGTCACGCAGGCCAGCCTGGAG GACCTCCCGGGAAGGGGCCACAGGTACCACCTCAAATTCTCCGTGGAGGAGATCATCCATAAA ATCACGGTGGGCTGCCTGGCCCAAGTCCTGTACCCCGCCCCCACGGCCAGCCAGAATGCTGCCCCCGAGGTGGACTTCACGTTTGAGGGGGAGATCGGGAAGAACCCCGACGAGGAGGACAATCAGTTCTACGAGAGGCTCAGGTCCCTGGAGGAGCCCCTGGAAGCCCAGAACATTCCAG ACAGCTTTGGGAACGTGCCTCCCGCCATGAAGCCGGTGCGCCACCTGGCCTGGGTGGCCTGCGGCTACGTCATCTGGCAGCACTCCACGGAGAACACGTGGTACAAAATGGCCAAAATACAGACGGTGAAGCAGGTG aaaagaaatgatgattttattgaattagacTACACCATCCTACTTCACGACATCGCATCTCAG GAAATGATTCCTTGGCAAATGCAAGTCCTCTGGCACCCCCAGTACGGAGTCAAAGTGAAGCACAACAGCCGCCAACCCAAGCAGGCCCAGGTGGACTAA